The segment AAGCCTCAGTTGATATCTCTCCTGAGGTAAATGAAGGACTTCAAGTTATAACCAAATTGGGACAGTCACATAAACACACCCATTTATTGGACTGAATTATTACCTTTAACATGGCTTCTGATTTAGCAGCTCGTTCAGTGACTGTGAGCTTGTCACGCAACGTTTGCATCTCACCCTGTAGCATAAGATTTTGGAACACGCTCATTAAATTACATAAACAGAACGCAGTAAGTTCTATCAAGACAACAGAGTATACTATCTCATAGTGATCAAATGATATCATTGTACCTGCAAAAACCTCCTTTCTTCAAGCCATTGTTTCACAGGCATTACTTTATCATTGGCATCTTTCCACTCATTAGCAACCACAGTTGCTACCCTATTAGCTGTTACCTTGGCACGTGCCAGCTCTCGATCAagtgtttttctttcttcctggaaaatagataaatataaaCATTCCAGCACTTAATTTTGTCCTTATACTAACTGTTTAAGAGTATAATTCAGAAAAGCTAGCTAGGATAGATTACATTCATCTCTTGAACTTTCCGTTGATAATCCCGGACAGCATTAGCAGCTGCACCACCAGCAAGAACAGCCTCCTCAAGCTCACGTACTGTTTGGGTAAGCTTTTCAACCTCTGCAACCTTTTGGCGATGCATTCTgtccaatattttattttcttcctgATGTATGTTTGTAATAGAAACAAGATTAGTTAAAAGGAATATTGATCATTTAAAACTAAAAGGAGAGAATGATGCAATGTTCAGATCACCAGAAACGCTAGCCCTGTGATCAACATACCTGGCATATTTCTATCTGTTTCATCAACTCTTGGTTCTTGTTCTGAAGGTCATCCACCATAGAAGCTTTTGCTAATGCTGACTGCACAGTTCTCTCAGCTTCAAGTAAAGCTGCCTCTTTCGACTTTGTAAGACGATCCAGTGCTTTATTATCATCTTGCAGCTTTGCAATCTGCACAGAAGGAAGGTGAAAGAATAAGGAAATCTATGAAACTGAGTTTTTACCTTACCACAGCCAGTTTTCAAATACATGCACACACCTCCTGACGTGCAAGTTTGAGTTCGGCCTCCAAAGGTGCAAGGATGGCTTCAATAGGCGGCATATCATCATCTTTTTGGGCAGCATGGACCCTTCTAAGAGTGGCTTCTGCTGCAAATTGAGCTGCCATTGATGCTTTCTTCTcatcattaattttcttaatttcaagATTCTGCCaagcaagaaaattattaaCAGTTATAGAAagctttaaaaagaaaaaaaattgacgaTAAGAGTTTTCAGTAGTACCTTGCTTTCTAAAAGAGATTCTGTCAACTTAAGCTTCTCGTCGACCCTTGACAACTCATCCGTGAGCTAAAATTAGGCCAAAATAGAAATCTACATCAGTTTTTCCTCTTCCACACTGATAAATAGCTTTACAATCATCACTAGTAGTATTCATCAATCAAAATGCATGATTTGGTTCAAAAAGGCAAGacttaaactaaaattttgttGCCTAAAGCACAGCATAAATCCAGTGATAATCTAGACCTACCAATTACCTAATAAGAGTAGACCACAATTTCCAACTGCGAAAGCCAAACCTTATTCAACTCTTATGATTTGTAAAATAAAGTCGCAACATTTTCTTTTGGAAATATACTGCCCTCCCCATATAAAAATGGATTGCGGAACATTCCAGATATTCACATATATAGCAAACAGAAAATCCTCAAAATAATGAGTCCACATAACTCTCAAACCAGAAGAATTTAACATTAGTCAATTAAATAACTGCAAATCACATTTGTAAAAGATTTTGTTCAAATTAATTTTGGAATACAACTAGTACACCAATGGAGTCCATTTCTAGAATTGGATAATTTCAACTATATTCATTAAGAAAGATACTCAAAAGAgtaaaaacaattcaatttcCCACTCCTTCCTTTTAATATCTCTCACAAAACCCAAGGCTATGACATAGTGGTCAATGACATGGGCTGAGAACCATGAGGTTTCAGGTTCAAATCACAAATCACAAATCCCAACAGAGACAAAAAGAACACCAAGCCATTTCTTTCATTGATGGGAGGTGAGAGGTATCCTATGTAATTAGTCGAGCTGCGCAAAAACTAGCACAAACACcacaattatcaaaaaaaaattatctttttacaCATTCTATGCTCGCATTGTGGTATAAAAGCAACATTCAACAGTAACAAGAGCATAAAAAAGTAAATAGTGAAAACAGCAGAACCTCTTCAACAGCCTTTTCTCGTAATCTCTCTGATAACTTCAGTGCCTTGATCTCCGCTTGAGCTTCAGTCAATTCCCGGTCCTTATCTACAAAAAAAGCATACTACATCAATCCGAAAGCAAACAAAAAAACGACATCGTTTTAACACCAAATCAGCATTGGATCCAGCTACTATGACTAACCTCTGACTTCATTCTCAAGTCGATTGAGCTCCAATTTCACCGGATCCGAACCATGAAGAAGGTTAAAGAACTCATCCGCATCAAGGCTTGGCCTCATCACCGCCGTCTTCCTCCGTGAACTCTTCCCTTCCTTAAACGACGCCGACACTGTCAACGGCGTCGTCTCACGCACATTGCCTCCTCCACCGACGCCGTTTTCTCCGGAACTGAACTCCGATAACTCGCCGGAAAACTCCGACATCTCCGTTCAACTTTTTTACACCTTTCTTCTCTCACATCCAATACACCAAAAATTACTTCCACAGAGATTTAtacctacaaaaaaaaaactctctatatatacataattgtatacttttagagagagaaagtgtGTGGAATGTTTAAGTTCAAAATGATAGTAGTAGTGTGTT is part of the Solanum lycopersicum chromosome 1, SLM_r2.1 genome and harbors:
- the LOC101255723 gene encoding microtubule-associated protein 70-2-like, which produces MSEFSGELSEFSSGENGVGGGGNVRETTPLTVSASFKEGKSSRRKTAVMRPSLDADEFFNLLHGSDPVKLELNRLENEVRDKDRELTEAQAEIKALKLSERLREKAVEELTDELSRVDEKLKLTESLLESKNLEIKKINDEKKASMAAQFAAEATLRRVHAAQKDDDMPPIEAILAPLEAELKLARQEIAKLQDDNKALDRLTKSKEAALLEAERTVQSALAKASMVDDLQNKNQELMKQIEICQEENKILDRMHRQKVAEVEKLTQTVRELEEAVLAGGAAANAVRDYQRKVQEMNEERKTLDRELARAKVTANRVATVVANEWKDANDKVMPVKQWLEERRFLQGEMQTLRDKLTVTERAAKSEAMLKERYQLRLKVLEETLRSSSSATRSTPDGRSSSNGPSRRQSLGGAENISKLTYNGFLPKRSPSFQLRSSGSSTVLKNAKGTSKSFDGGSRSLDRGKNLLNGTGPNFNSSKSCDGTKDNETENSSWKASQVEKSNDTQVTETEDTIPGILYDLLQKEVVALRKAGHEKDQSLKDKDDAIEMLAKKVETLTKAMEVEAKKMRREVAAMEKEVSAMRVEKDQENRAKRFANSKGPVSSSQLPPGRNVARSGLTRNIQ